The DNA sequence CAAAAATATTTATAACCAACCCATTTCTTTCATCCACTCATCATTGTAGATTTTCCCCACATATCGGGAACCGTGATCGTGTAACAAAACAACAATCACATCGTCTTTGGTAAATTGATCTTTCATTTGAATCAAAGCGGCAATCGCACTTCCGGCAGAATAACCACAGAAAATACCTTCTTCTTTTGCCAGTTTTCGAGCGTAAACTGCACCGTCTTTATCGGTCACTTTTTCGAAATGATCAATCACAGACATATCGAAATTTTGGGGAATTATATCTTCGCCAATACCTTCTGTAATGTAGGAAAAAGCGTGTTCTGGATGGTATTCACCCGTTTCGTGATATTCCTTCAGAATAGAACCATAAGTATCAACACCGATTACTTGAATGTTGGGATTTTTTTCCTTGAAAAAAGTTCCGCAACCCGTAACAGTTCCGCCTGTTCCCGCACCTGCCATGAAATGCGTTAATTTACCTTCCGTCTGCTCCCAGATTTCTGGTGCCGTAGATTCATAATGCGCCAATCGGTTTGATAAATTATCATATTGATTCACGTACCAACCATTTTCAGTTTCTTCGCCCAATCGCTTAGAAACAGAATAATAAGAACGGGGATCATCTGGCGTTACGTCCGTCGGACAAACGATTACTTCTGCGCCAACGGCTCTTAGAATATCATTTTTTTCTTTCGACTGTTTTGCATTCGTAACGAAAATGCATTTGTAACCTTTCACGATTGCGGCCAAAGCCAAGCCCATTCCGGTGTTTCCAGAAGTTCCTTCGATAATGGTTCCGCCTGGTTTTAAACGGCCGTCTTTTTCAGCATCTTCAATCATTTTCAAAGCCATTCTGTCTTTCACAGAATTCCCT is a window from the Kaistella flava (ex Peng et al. 2021) genome containing:
- a CDS encoding PLP-dependent cysteine synthase family protein, with protein sequence MKYAQNILETIGNTPLVKLNKVLGEDFPALVLAKVETFNPGNSVKDRMALKMIEDAEKDGRLKPGGTIIEGTSGNTGMGLALAAIVKGYKCIFVTNAKQSKEKNDILRAVGAEVIVCPTDVTPDDPRSYYSVSKRLGEETENGWYVNQYDNLSNRLAHYESTAPEIWEQTEGKLTHFMAGAGTGGTVTGCGTFFKEKNPNIQVIGVDTYGSILKEYHETGEYHPEHAFSYITEGIGEDIIPQNFDMSVIDHFEKVTDKDGAVYARKLAKEEGIFCGYSAGSAIAALIQMKDQFTKDDVIVVLLHDHGSRYVGKIYNDEWMKEMGWL